Genomic window (Candidatus Methylomirabilota bacterium):
GGTACGCCCGGATCGTGAGCGCCATAAAGAGCGCGGTGTAGCCGGCGAGCCAGGCGAGGCTCGTGAGGAGGGGTTCGGACGGGACGCCGACCGCGCTCCACGCGAGCTGACCGTAGTGGTAGGTCGGCAGGTACGGGGCGATCCGCTGGACGAAGCCGGGGAGCCGGTCGAGCGGCATGAACAGGCCCGAGGCGAACGACAGCGGGAGGAAGATCAGGTTCGCCAGCGCGGGCGCCAGGGTGGGACCTGAGCTGTAGCCTATCGCGAAGCCCAGCGCGATGAAGGGCAGCGATCCCGCGAGGAGCCGCACGGAGACGTTGATCCAGACCGTGAGGTCCTGCCGGACACCACCGACGATGATGCCGTAGATGATCAGGACCACGACGGACAGCAGGGAGAACGCGAGCGCGTTCAGCACCTTTGCCAGAATGGCGATCGCCGGCGGCAGCGGGGTCGCGCGCATCAGCAAATCGACCTTCATGCCCCGCTCCGTCGCCACGCCGATCCCGAAGCCGTAGACCATCACGCTGCCGACCGCGTAGGCGGCGAACGAGGCGAGGAGATAGGCGCCCACGCTCACGCCGTTCGGAAAGGTGTCGCGCGCGAAGGGCAGCCCGAAGAAGGTGAAGAAGAGCACAGGGAGCGCGAGGTTCGTCAGGCTGAAGGCCGGGGTGCGCCAGCGGATGCGTAGCTCGCCGAGCGTCTGGGCGAGGAGCATCCGGAAGAGCGGGGCCATCAGGCGCGCTCCGGCCGGCGGGTGAGGCTCAGGAAGGCTTCTTCGAGGTCGGCGCCCGCGACTTCGAGATCCTGGATTTCGATGCCGCGCTCGAACAGCGCGCGCAAGACCGTTTCGGGCTCGTTGGTCAGGAAGCGCACGCGGCTGTCTGAAACCTCTAGTGCAGAGACCGCGAGGCCGCCGAAGGTGTCGGCGTGCAGCGGGCGCGCCACCGCGAAGCTGACGCGCTTCCCCGCGACCTTGGACATCAGCTCCCGCGGGGTGGCGTCGGCGATGACCCGACCGTGGTCGACGACGACGATGCGACGGGCGAGCTCTTCGGCTTCCCGGAGATAGTGGGTCGTGAACACGACCGTCTTGCCGACGGCCGCGAGGGCCTGGATGCTCGCGACGAAGGCGCGGCGGGCTTCGACGTCCATCCCGACGGTGGGCTCGTCAAGGAAGAGGATTTCGGGATTGCCGCAGATGGCCAGGGCGAAGTAGAGGCGCTGGCGCTGGCCCCCCGAGAGCGTGGCGACGCGGGCGTCCGTCTTGTCCGTGAGGCCGGCCATGGCGACGGCCTGGTCGGCGGGCAGGGGAGAGGGGTAGTAGGTGCCGAAGAGCGCGACCAGCTCGCGCACGGTCAGGACTCCGGTGGTGCCCGGCTCCTGCAGCATGACGCCGGCGCGGCTCCGGGCGCGCCGATCCGTCGGGGGCAGGCCGAAGAG
Coding sequences:
- a CDS encoding ABC transporter ATP-binding protein, with protein sequence MSPVVELIAASKRYGQVEALRGVSLAIEPGEIVAMLGPNGAGKTTSISLMLGLRQPTGGQVRLFGLPPTDRRARSRAGVMLQEPGTTGVLTVRELVALFGTYYPSPLPADQAVAMAGLTDKTDARVATLSGGQRQRLYFALAICGNPEILFLDEPTVGMDVEARRAFVASIQALAAVGKTVVFTTHYLREAEELARRIVVVDHGRVIADATPRELMSKVAGKRVSFAVARPLHADTFGGLAVSALEVSDSRVRFLTNEPETVLRALFERGIEIQDLEVAGADLEEAFLSLTRRPERA
- a CDS encoding ABC transporter permease; this encodes MAPLFRMLLAQTLGELRIRWRTPAFSLTNLALPVLFFTFFGLPFARDTFPNGVSVGAYLLASFAAYAVGSVMVYGFGIGVATERGMKVDLLMRATPLPPAIAILAKVLNALAFSLLSVVVLIIYGIIVGGVRQDLTVWINVSVRLLAGSLPFIALGFAIGYSSGPTLAPALANLIFLPLSFASGLFMPLDRLPGFVQRIAPYLPTYHYGQLAWSAVGVPSEPLLTSLAWLAGYTALFMALTIRAYRREQSLKFA